The genomic stretch gattttgttttgtaattgaattagttagtaaattaggttatgtgttaggtttttattaaaattaattgaattagtttagaaattgttagtttttctattaaaattcatgttaattagttgttattatgtaaattttggtATTGTTAGATGTTGTTTGCGAAATACCCTTGATTGGTAGtgatttttgagtcgatttttgttgttAATCGGATTGGGAGTGATTTAGAAGCGTTTTGGGGCCGAGACCATGGGCAAACGTAGGGGATGGACGTTTGGCCATGGTTAAACGTGGTGTTTCCACATTCTGCTGTGGTCGAACGTAGGGGATGGTCGGTTGGCTGCGGTCAAACGTGGATTTCTCACGTTTGGCTGTGGTCAAACGTTGGGAAATCTCGTTTGGCCGTGCTCATACATCCATAATTTTTGTTTGGTCGCGgttaaaaaaaaaacgtttgACCATGGTAAAAAAAAATCGTTTATCCACGGTCAAGCAAGGGGTTTTTTTGTTCAACTGCGGTGAAACAAGGGGCTTTTTTGTTCGCCCGCGgtaaattaaatttttttttaaaaaaaaaccgtgttttatgctATTATTTGCCGATTTTTGTTACTTTATATGATATTTAGTCGATTAACGTGTTTTCTAACAACTTATAATTTCCTAATACAGATGGGAGATCGAAATGAGAGAGGAAAGGCAATCATAAATGCTCCGCCTCCGCCTAACATACACCACCGTACCGCCGGGCGTAATGTTACGGGCTCGAAGCGTCGTTTGCGAGTTAAGCAGGCCCACAAGCAGCCACCCCCACTTCGAGAGACGTCTTGAATGGTTATGATGCCTACTCCCGGTCACGTCGTTAGCGAGTCGGAGGAGGCGAGGTCACGGGAGGTTATTGGTAGTTACCAGAATGATAGAGAGGATGAGCCGTCAGATGACGGTTccgtggaggaggaggaggatgctgGAGTATGTGGTCCAACTGAACCCGCCACTGCCGAGAGGGGTGAGTCTGAAGTTGGGCCAGGATAGTAGAGGACGTTATTCGAGTGTTAGAGAGTCCTCTAGCACCGATAGGTCGAGGAGGCCGAGGAGGGATAGTTCTTGGATCCTGAGAGATCCCGTTCCTGGTGGTCCTAGGAACCCTGCCACCCTACGGAGTTTTGGTGGTCACGTTGCGTTCAAGAGTTGGTCGGACCCTAACCCGGAGCATATGAGGTCGTGGATCAAGCTCTACGAGAGGCCGAAAGCTGCGAGGGAGATTAGGCACATGGTTCTCACTGAGGGTGTTGCAGCTAGGGTACAGGCAAGCGAGCTTGGGGTTTTGAAGGAGTGTTTTACCACCAGTCTAGAGGATAACCTCCTTAGTGCTTTTATCGAGAGGTGGCACCCGGATACTAaaactttccatatgccttttggagagattagtATCATGCTCCATGATGTCCAGCATAATCTTGGGATACCTGTTAGTGGTGATCGGGTGCTTGTGGCCGGTTCGGGCGAGGATGATGACAGTGGTCTGAGGGGCAAGATTGCGAAGTTTTATGGAGTTCCTGAGTCCGATGTTGTACCACCGCTCTACAATAATGGCGGTTTACTAACATCGGACTTGAGTAATGTTGTTTACCTAGGGAACGAGCATGACTCGTTACGGGCTTACCTCTTGATTTTACTGGGTCATACTCTTTTCATGGATAAGAGTGGTGATAGGGTGTCTGCTCAGTTGTTGCCCTTGTTTGATAGTCTTGAGCGGGTTGGTTCATATGCTTGAGGTGCGGCTTGTTTAGCTTACTTCTACCGACAGCTAGGGATAGCATCGCGCCGAGATAGTACTGGTGTTAGTGGGTGTCTACCGTTACTCCAGGCGTGGATATACGAGTACTTTCCCATGTTCCGACCCGGTGGTGGTTTCTTTTTTTAGGACCGTCCTCTTGTTGAGGCTTGGGCCACCTTGCCTCGGAGTAAGGGCGATTCTCATACTTTTCAAATGTATCGTCATAGTTTGGAAGATCTTAGGTCAGAGCATGTCCGATGGTTGCCTTACGGGGACCGTCCTCAGGGAGCTTGCAGAGTATCGCTTTACTCGGGTTTTATCAGGCATCTTGATATAGTAGAGTCGTACCAGCCGGATCGGTGCATGCGTCAGTTTGGGTACCGTCAGGCTCTCCCGGTCTCGATGCCTATTGCGGTGAGTGAGTATCGGCCCGCGAACAGGCCTTACAGGCTGGACTTCGGGCAAGAGCCCGATAGGACATGGATGACCGAGATATCCATCACACACTTCCGAAACCTGTCAAAGAAAGCATATATGCCTTTCGAGTGTACTGATGGATACATGTCTTGGTATGCAGATCATTCACACCCCTGCCTTTATCCCCCCTCACACCGCCTCCATTTTCGGTCTGTCGAGTTTCATGAGGAGCCGGAAGTCGCCCTAGCTCTTAGTCGTAAGTTCAAGAATGTCTTCCAGCAAGCTGATGAGGAGGCTGAGAGAGAGACTATAGAGTATCTGTTTCACCGGATGCGTCCTTACTATGAAGACGTGTATGATGagtagtttgtttttattttcttatgttTTTCTATTTGTTTGGATTATGTTTGTATGGATATTTTAGTATCTTTGTATggataatttttatgttttttttttcagatgtTTGTCTCTTTGTTTGGAGACGGTCATTGTGGTTTCCTTTTAATATGCAGCGATATTTAATTAAATGACTTAAAacgtaatttaacataatttaattaaaacattcattaattgaaatacAACGACATTACATAAACCACTTAAAACATAATTTAACGACATTACATAAACCACTTAAAACGTAATTAAAACAtaactaaaccctaaaccccaaccctcaaaccccaaaccccaaaccctaaaccctaaatcccaaacctgaaaccctaaaccccaaacctcaaaccctaaacccatacAACGATATTATataaaacataacataattaaaccACTATCGAACTTAGttatcttccgatgatgaagatgacgattccttatcttcttcatgatcttgaacctcaatttcttcaggttgggtagACATATATTGAGTCAACAAATCATTTATGTAGAGATAAAGATTTCCTTGGTTGGGCACTCTACCGGCACATAAGTCTGATAGTCTTGGGTAATTAATCACAGTGAGGATACGCTCAAAATATGTAAAGACATCACTTCTTAACCTGCGAAACTCCCACATATTCTCGTTTAACGCTTCATCAGAAACAACCTCATCTCTAACTGCTGGAGTTAGAACATGATCCGGGTTTCCGgctaaaattatacaaaggctACCAATTGGAGGCTCTTCAAGCATGTGCCATACAGTGGCACTGGGAACCACTGATTCAAGACGCTCAATTAGAACTGGTAAAGTTTGAACAATTAGATCGATTCTGCCTTAATAACCTCTGATTTTTTGAGTATTTGTGAGAACTATTTTAGTATTGTAGTGAGTGAATAGGAAtggatgttgtgattgaaattgacatagaatggcctatttataagctattaactataacggctatttttgaatgataacggctatttttgaaatTGATATAGAATGGCCTATTTTACCATTTTTCGGCATTTATTGAGGAATATCATACACCAATGTCTTCCAAAAGACATGAATATCCTCGATATGGACCCTCCTACCTCTTCTGTACAAAGATGCCAAATTGCATGGACAAGGTAATCCATGAGTCGTTCGTATCACGTGTCGGCATCGATCGTCTAGTCCGATACCCAAACCAAGGCCTCTAGTAAGTTCTTTCTCCATTAACTCTATGGCCTTAGTAGACACGTTTCCTTACAATAAGGAGAAAGTACGAGATGTTCTACATGGTTTACTCATTTCATCTTCGAGTTCTTTCTTAATCTTCGAGTGTTGACTTTCAAGCATGCCGTGGATACGGGACCATATGGAGTCAAGTGTGAGATGCTTTGACTTCAACCAAGACTTCAATAGAGAATGTGCTGACTCAACACGGGAAGTTTCCGTGTTACCAAAATGTAAGACCTCGTTTGTATAGCATAAAACGAACTTCCCTGCGTGTTGACCCCAAGCTGTCCGTACATAATCGGACATAATCGGCCACTTACGTTGAAAACACTGCCAAGCACGCTGAAACGATTCCTCGGTAACTGAATTGATCACCTTAAACCAACCGTCTTCTTCATTTGAGATGACATATTTCCTGATACTTTCAGTTCTGAATGATGTAAAGGCTTTTGCATTGATGGCTTTGTTAACATGCCATCTACACAATAAATGCTCAGCCCGGGGAAATACTTGCTCAAGAGCACTGATCAAACCCAATTCCCGGTCGGTGACAAATACAGCAGGGGACGCTACTCCGGCGACATCTAAAATCGCATCTAACTTTCTCAACAGCCACTTGTAATTCACGTCAGACTCGGTAGGAATCATCGAACATGCAATTAAGAAGGAAGATCCCGTGGGTGTCACACCAACCATCTCAATGAGTGGATTCTTGTAAATGTTGGTTTTATAAGTCGAATCCATGAGGACGACATAAGGATAAGCCCGGAACAACTTAATCGCTTTAGGATGAGCCATGAAAATGTGAGTCAACTCTTTTGACTCAGAATCAATCTCGTAGAAGTGGACGTATTTCGCTTCCACCGCTAGAGCCAACATTTGCTGAGCGGTGTTTCTTTCACCCATAACTTCTTTCCTTATTTTCCTTGTTTCATTATATACTTGGGTGCTTGACGGTTCAGGTTTTTCGGGGGTTCTCAAATGAAGACAATTTTTAATATCCCTCGGTAGAACCCCGGCCAATGTTTGTTGCCTAACATATGCCTTCTCTTCCGCGTCCAATCCCGCAAAGTGCCGATCCCCGTCCTTATAAACGGCTGCGTTGTGGTTGTGTAGTCCAGCACCCTCGGAGGTTACAATGTTCCACACTATCGTCTCTTTATCATTTTTAGGCACGAAATTTTGAACGGCACGAATACGAAACTTGCATGAACACTTCTGCGACCTCCTTGGCTTTTCAAGATCGTCCGATTCTTTTGGTTTACCATGTCTTTTACATCGAAAATAACTTGCCAACAACCCGTTCTTTTACCTATTTTTAGCTCCGttatttgctttaaccaaagcaaaCCCATTCTCGAATGCGATTTTCTGAGCCCAATTGAAAGCATCGTCACGCGTTTCGAAATCTACAGTAGTCtcgaacaacgggttgtaatcaaTTGACTTCTCGCCAAAATCC from Silene latifolia isolate original U9 population chromosome 5, ASM4854445v1, whole genome shotgun sequence encodes the following:
- the LOC141655306 gene encoding protein FAR1-RELATED SEQUENCE 2-like, whose translation is MSDLDSTESWEDFGEKSIDYNPLFETTVDFETRDDAFNWAQKIAFENGFALVKANNGAKNRHGKPKESDDLEKPRRSQKCSCKFRIRAVQNFVPKNDKETIVWNIVTSEGAGLHNHNAAVYKDGDRHFAGLDAEEKAYVRQQTLAGVLPRDIKNCLHLRTPEKPEPSSTQVYNETRKIRKEVMGERNTAQQMLALAVEAKYVHFYEIDSESKELTHIFMAHPKAIKLFRAYPYVVLMDSTYKTNIYKNPLIEMVGVTPTGSSFLIACSMIPTESDVNYKWLLRKLDAILDVAGVASPAVFVTDRELGLISALEQVFPRAEHLLCRWHVNKAINAKAFTSFRTESIRKYVISNEEDGWFKVINSVTEESFQRAWQCFQLLIERLESVVPSATVWHMLEEPPIGSLCIILAGNPDHVLTPAVRDEVVSDEALNENMWEFRRKPQ